From the Perca fluviatilis chromosome 11, GENO_Pfluv_1.0, whole genome shotgun sequence genome, the window CTGCGCGTGACCTGATGACGTGCGCGTTCATGTTGTTTAATTGACAAATCAGAAGCGACGGAAACCACTTTGTATGTGGATAGATATTATCAAGGCATTATTATTGAGggttattataatattattgataggttgtaataataataataataataataatataaccaACGGCTTACCTCACTGCAgataatgtaaaaagaaaacctAAATTGTTTCAGTTTGAGGTGTTCAAAGTACTTTTACTGTAGTTACATAAAAAGTGTTTGTTGGGACAACATGTTCTAGCTGGATTGGAGTGCGGGGGTGTAGTTGAGAAATGGGGGTAATAGATCATTAAAGAGCATGTGTTTACTCCTGATCAATCATTCACTGCGGTTGGTCAACGCTGCAGTGGTAGAAGTCACCACACAACGGCTGTTTTGTCATGGCATTTTGATCTTAAGGACTAGCTACTCATTTTCAGTATGGAgacatttattcatttactcCTGACTTTATGCACACTGCATCTGTCTGTCAATTTTAGCCCAGTTGTGAATGCATCCAGGAGGTCATGGACAACTGCTGATACCAGGTGCAGTATTCCTCGCTTCGACATCTTTTACATTCACATATAACACCTTGAAAGCAGTGATTTAATATATCCTGTGCACCATGGGTATTAGAAGAGAAACGGAGATGATAATGCATGTTTTTTGGGCACCAGTTGGGCTGGGCTGAGGAGGGCCAGAGCTGTAAACAGCCCGATACCCATCAACTGTAATGTGGGGAGCTGGTCATCTTGGACTCCTTGTAACTCTTGCACAGACAGAAAGGTAATGGCAATTTTCTCACTAAATTGTATGAATTAGTCAGTAAAATATGTTGAATGAAAATTATGATTACAGCTTATATTATGGGTGGCTTGTACAATACCTGGCAACAGGGCTGTAGTACTTGAGTCCGGACTCAGACTTGTCTCGGACTCGGCCATGGGACTCGCCTAATGTTCTAGTTGGTCTCAACCGAGTCGAGCACTAAATGCTTTTTTCTAAAGTTACttcctccttcaaaacaaaaccattggTATTGGTTTGATTCACaatccatctagaacaggcATCGAGATTGGTCGCCTGGTACATGCCGGGCTGCGTCATATATACCTCAATCATCAGGtatcaatcattttcatttgggccacagacacaatgtcagcgAGCAGTTTGTAGTATgaattcttcaggacaagttataagttcaagaatgggaacatttccattttatattttaagtaaacAATGTGGCCTAATTTGATCCTATAGTGTGTTACTCTGCACTTGCTTTTTGATTATTACAAATTATAAAGCAAAATTAGCATCTTAAAATAGAAGATGTACTGTCGCTCACATAACATAAATTACAAACTGATAAGtaagtggtcttgaagaggattcttttttttctgtctctgtattAACTGTCTCTTAtttggacttggtcttgacttgtcCTGGTCTtagacttgtcttggactcgacaaaggtggacttgactacagccctgcctGGCAATGTTAAAACTAGaactcccccccaaaaaacagtgTTTAGACAGTTTTCTGTGTGGTAGCACGTGGATGAGATAATCAATAGGTCTAAATGGAACAATGGATATCCTAAATCAGCACTTCTGCTTAAATAAGGTCAATAAAAGTGGGCCTTGGTTTAACAATACTTATATACTTTGTAACCGCTTGTAGACCCTAACAAATCAAATATTAGCTACTTACATGGAATGTAGAAATGAACAACTATTGAATTAAGGCTATATGATTTTAACTGCACCACTACAAACAAAATGCCACATGGCCTACTGCTACAGTGTTTCTGTAGGAATCTATATCTCGACAATGGTGCAAGGGAATGGACGAACTGAGTGATTAAGAGCTAACTCATTTTTAACTCTGTCTCAGGTCCGTTTCCGATACATTGAGAAGCCCTCACAGTTTGGTGGCACAGAGTGCACTGGGACACTGTGGGATAAGCAGGCATGTCCAACAGTAACAACACCGTGTCTGGTGACAGATTACTGTGGAGAGAGCTTTACCTGCCGTGAAACAGGCAAGTCCCACCAACGACCGCTCACACAACATATTCTCTTTAAGCTGATGGTGTTTTGTCTGATagtgtgtaaatgtgcagtacatctgtctctctgtctatccaGGTCGCTGCATCAGCGAGTCCCTTCGCTGCAATGGAGAGTCAGACTGTGATGATTTCTCTGATGAAGAGGGCTGTGAAGACGTCACCCGGAGAGATGACAAGTGTTCCACCATACTCCCGATCCCTGGTGCTAAACGTGGCACTCAGGGGTAAATACTGCAGAGTTATTACTAATGTTATTGATATCCACTTTACTTCCACTTTTTATCACACGGATGCTGGTTTTAAAAGCAATGCAAATGAATTACCAGGTACACTGCATAGTTACctgtaaaaaataatttcaataaGCATAACCACATCAAAAGCACTATCTCTTTAAACACTGGAAATAATATCCAAATCACACTATTGCTTATTTCACGTGTCTCATTTAATCTTTATTATCCTCACCTAATGACTCATTTGAATGATTCTACTTTGCCTAGCTACAACGTCTTGACTGGAGACTTTGTGGATCACGTACTTGACCCGAGTTACTTTGGAGGAGCGTGTGAATATGTCTATAATGGTGAATGGAGGAAATTTATCTATGACGCATTCTGCGAAAACCTGCACTATAATGAAGATGAGAAGAACTACAGGAAACCGTACAACTACCACACCTACCGCTTTGTGGTAATGTTGTGATTTATTTCTTAATAAATGGACTGTTTGaacaaagacattttgacatacaGTTTAACCTTGTACAGGCTCAAGCTACGTCTGAGGGCTCTCACGAATACTATGAAGATACGGTGAGCCTGCTGAATGCGAGGAAAACCATGAGTTCTTCCAGTGCCGGAGTCACAGTTGGGATCCATGTAGTGGAAGTGGGACTGGGTGGAAGTGAGGAATCTGAGTTTTTTGAGAACATAACAAAGCATAAAAGCCAGGTATGATCTATTGGCGACAACGTTCAACATGTTCTACATGATAACAAGTGcaattagttttgtttgttttaaatatatcaTTATTAATTGTTTGAGGTCAGAGTTTgttgattttttctttttatattttgggaaatatgtttGCTCTTTTGCTGAGAATTAGAtgaccactctcatgtctgtccattaaatatgaagctatacCTCCAgaagccagttagcttagcttagcttagcttagcattaaaaCTGGAACAGAGGGAACCagctagcctggttctgtcaaaaggtaacaaaatctgcctaccagcacctgtAAAGCTAGCTGATTAACACATTATACAGTGTTTTGTTGGttaaatctgtacaaaaaccaaagtgtaaaatcGATTTGATTTTACATACAGGCTAACAGTTGACCATCTATTTCcccctgttttcagtctttatgctaagctaaactaacaCTCTCCTGCTTATATTTAAAACTTAAATACCCAGGACCAAAATGTCCCCAAATTTCTTACTCCTCTAAAAAGTGTTACCATAAATGTTTGTGGCCAAAAGAAAGGACATTATTTGAGGTAAAAATAAGTTACAGTtttataaaaactttttttaattactatttCTACCTctgaaaacaagaaaaatcacTTTACTCTTTAAAATCTTGCCTTTTTGTCCTCAGGACCTCGGGTTCATTAGGCTTTGGTCCAAAGTGGAGACAGCCCACTTCAAAATGAGAAGTAATAAGCTGATGCTTCATGAAGATTTCTACATTTCACTCATGGAGCTCCCTGAGCAGTACGACTTTGGGAGTTACTCCCACTTCTTCCGCACATTTGGCACCCACTATGTCACAGAGGGAATTATGGGAGGAACCCTTGAATATGTAGTGGTTGTCAACAAAACATCTATGGCGAAATCAAGTACTGTGGGCTTTTCAGTTTGTTAATCAATGTCATCTAAGagataatgtaatgtaaagtaaCCTTTGTTTAATTCTCTTCCCTAACTCTCACAGATATTAACAGTGAAGAAGCTGGCAGCTGCTTTGGTGCCTCTTTGGGTTTAACCCATTACTTCACTGAAACAGGAACTAAATCAGCAACTCTCAAAGTTAGTGAGAAGGATTGCAAAAAAACAGGAACGTATGATAGAGGTGAGACACTGAAATTATATTCAATGTATAAGCTTTATCTGTAAATTGTCATTAAAGGATTGTTACAGTACAGTGTTATCGGAGCtgaaatgtctttctttttttcttttttaaatgtaggcgCGAGCTCTAGTTCATCTGTGGTTGAGGACATTGTTACTCTAGTGAAGGGGGGagtcacacacagcagcagtggCCTGTTGGCCAGGAACCCTGACACCTACAAAAACTGGGGAGCGAGCCTCAAATACAACCCAGCACTCATCGAATATGAGGTGACTTAACGGAAGATGATTTGACATAACATGCTCTgaacagaagaaaaacaaaacaaagttatACCTTCTCAATCTATAACCACACACTGCTTTTGTGCCTTTGCTGTTGTGGTCATTTGCTTtttagtaggggtgggggggagatTGATGCAGCATagtattgcaatattttccgtggcaatactgtatcgaaaTACGGACGCTaagtattgatcttttattatataaattgcacatgagaatttaaCCTTTGGGTACTAGAATAATAGGATTAATTGCTTTTCAGTCCACTTGATggacaattgaagtgagatgaacaaaccaaagacattttatttttattttaagacaaaacagatgttgacaaagttttactttggggacataatttgaagttggaaaacaggtaatgaattgcaatatatcgcagaatatcgcaataggtttaaaatcgcaataatatcgcatcgtgacataagtatcgtgataatattgtatcgtgggTCCTCTGGTGATTCCATCCCTACTTTTTAGTTACTTCTTTtaactttctttctctgtccttcCTGCTTTATGACCCAGACAATGCCAATTTATGAGCTAGTGCGCCTCAGCACAGCCGCTGACCATGTAGGTGCGAGACTGGCCAACTTGGAGAGAGGCTGGGATGAGTATCAGCAGCAGTTTGACTCCTGCCGCTGCGCCCCCTGCAGGCACAACGGCATCCCTGTCCTCACGGGTACCTCCTGTACGTGCATCTGTAAGTCAGGCTTCCATGGACAGGCCTGTGAAGAGACTCTCAGAAGAGGTGAGACTTTTGTCATAAGTGAAAACAGTGGTAAACACATTCAAATAATTTCCttaaataaaggaatattttgacattttgggttaTACGATTATTCACTTTCtagctgagagttagatgagaagatcaacacCACTCATAATTGTCTGTTGCATATGAAGTTGGACAGGacacagttagcttagcttagcataaagaatcAAAGCAGTAGGAAACAGCTGGTcttgctctgtccaaaggtaaaaaGAAATCGGACTACCAGCACccctaaagctcactaatttaTTCTgcacaaaaactgaaaattgtaaaaacaacaaGCTTCTTCGCTGGGTGTGTGCGAGGTTGCCaggcaaataagcatatttcccaaaatgtcaaactatttctttaaataaaaccaTAAAGGATACATATTccattaaaataattttactttaaaagaaTGTCTTTGATAATTATAGATCATGTTGCAGGTGATCTAATGCATCCAGACCTTTTTTTGTGAAGTAACAGGTAATTACAGCTGTCAGtgaaatgtagaggagtaaaaaGTGCAAAACAAGTGCAAACCGTAACAATTTCTCGCACATGGGCAGGAGTGTTTTCTTGAACAGATTGAAAGGGACTATAGTGTTACAGTAGACTGTATAGAATATATTTTCCGTCAGAGACTTACAAGCTGCATGTTTCACTTGCTCCTTGGGTCAGAGGATGTGATGGAGTAATGACATATCCTGTTTCTAAATCTATATGCTTTTTAAACTGCAGCTTTAAACTCCCTACACTTTTCCTCGACAGATACCAAGACAGATGGGTCGTGGTCGTGCTGGGGGGCCTGGTCTTCCTGTGGATCGGAGAGGAAGACTCGGACAAGAACCTGTGATAATCCTGCACCTGATGGGGGCGGAGCAACCTGCCTGGGCTCCTCCTTTCAGACTCGGCGCTGTTAAAGTCGCTCCCGTTCCAGGGTGAAAATGTTGTTGAGTGCTAATTAAGCataatcaaaatgttttttaatgaataaaaaGCTGCTCCTCCACAATCCCTTTATAAATGTGTGAGCTCT encodes:
- the c8a gene encoding complement component C8 alpha chain translates to METFIHLLLTLCTLHLSVNFSPVVNASRRSWTTADTSWAGLRRARAVNSPIPINCNVGSWSSWTPCNSCTDRKVRFRYIEKPSQFGGTECTGTLWDKQACPTVTTPCLVTDYCGESFTCRETGRCISESLRCNGESDCDDFSDEEGCEDVTRRDDKCSTILPIPGAKRGTQGYNVLTGDFVDHVLDPSYFGGACEYVYNGEWRKFIYDAFCENLHYNEDEKNYRKPYNYHTYRFVAQATSEGSHEYYEDTVSLLNARKTMSSSSAGVTVGIHVVEVGLGGSEESEFFENITKHKSQDLGFIRLWSKVETAHFKMRSNKLMLHEDFYISLMELPEQYDFGSYSHFFRTFGTHYVTEGIMGGTLEYVVVVNKTSMAKSNINSEEAGSCFGASLGLTHYFTETGTKSATLKVSEKDCKKTGTYDRGASSSSSVVEDIVTLVKGGVTHSSSGLLARNPDTYKNWGASLKYNPALIEYETMPIYELVRLSTAADHVGARLANLERGWDEYQQQFDSCRCAPCRHNGIPVLTGTSCTCICKSGFHGQACEETLRRDTKTDGSWSCWGAWSSCGSERKTRTRTCDNPAPDGGGATCLGSSFQTRRC